AAATTACGTATAACATAATTTTGTCATTCCTGCGAAGGCAGGAATCTATTAATCAAACCAGTCGATAGCTAAATCGTTCCAATTTGGGTTTTCTTTTCAATCTTTTTTAGGTTTTACTATACCGAAGATGCAACCCAACCAGCTATGATTAAGTTGCTTAGCCCCAAAAAAAATCCCGCCAATTTATGTAGGACTTCATTGATACGTGAACGATATGAAGTAAAAACATATCTAATCTCGGCACATATTGATAGCAAGGGGATGGTGAATTATGGATTTCGCAATGAATACGGAATGATAGATTACCTATAACACATTTTCTGTCATTCCTGCGAAGGCAGGAATCCATTCATCAAACCAGTCGATAGCTAAATCGTCTCAATTTGGGTTTTCTTTTCAATCTTTTTTAGGTTTTACTATGCTGAAGAGGCAACCCAACCAGCTATGATTAAGTTGATTAGCCCCAAAATAATTTCCCGCCAATTCATATAAGATTTCATTGGTACATGAACAACATGAAGCAGAAACATATTTAATCTTGGTACTTATTAAGAGCGAGGGGATGGTGAATTATGGATTCCGCAATGAATGCGGAATGACAGATTACGTATAACATAATTTTGTCATTCCTGCGAAGGCAGGAATCCATTAATCAAACCAGTCGATGGCCAAATCGTTCCATTCAGGGTTTTCTTCCTCGATTAAGTTTATTTTCCACTGCCGTTTCCATTTTTTCAATCTTTTCTCCCTTAGAATGGCATCGTTCACGTATTGGTATTGCTCAAAGTAGACTAGTCTATTTAAACTGTATTTTTTGGTAAATCCCTCAACTAATTTGTTCCTATGTTCCCAAATCCTTCTTTCCAAATCGTTGCTTATCCCAATATAAAGGGTTCCATTCTTTTTATTGGTCAGAATGTAAACGTAGTATTGGTGGTTGATTTTGAACATTTATTGTGGATTCCTGCCTGCGCAGGAATGACAAACAAGAGAAAATAATTGCTATTTATGATTAGTAAGGATTAGCTCAAATGCCCATGATGTTGCTCCCTTAGGCAGGAAATGGCCGCTCCAATGATTCCGGCATGGTTCATAAGCTCGGCCTGAACAACATCGGTCTCAATATTGATCAGATGTCCATATTGGTCCCATTTCTTGGAAATGCCCCCACCAACAATGATCAAATCCGGAGCAACAATGAGTTCCACATATTTAAGGAATTTGTTGAAGCGTTTGGCCCATTTTTCATAAGTAAGCCCTTCCCTTTCCTTGGCTGATGATGCAGCCCACAACTCAATTTTTTTGTAGTTCTTATAGGGTATTTGTCCCAATTCAAAGTTGGCCAGTAATTCACCGTTATAAAAAGCACCACTACCAAGCCCCGTACCCACGGTAATCATAATGACCAGGCCCTGTTTTCCCCTACCAACCCCATAGTTCATGGAGGCATATCCTGCAGCATCGGCATCATTGACTACGGTAAATTCACGCCCCGTGGCTGCGGTAAAAAGCTCATCGACATTTACACCGACCCAACTCTTATCCAGATTGCCGTAACCTTTACAGATACCATTTTTAACTACGGTAGGGAATCCACAGCCCACGGGACCTCTATAGTTAAAATGGTCGATTATCTGTCCTATAACCTGGGCCATATCATCGGGTTTTCGACTTTGGGGTGTGGGTACACGAAAGCGTTCCGTGACCATCTCACCCGTTTCCGCATTTACCAAGGCTCCCTTCATTCCAGAACCCCCAATGTCTATCCCTAATAATTCCATATTTTTTATAAAAATTTTAACAAAGAAACAAAAACTGAATGGAATGCAATTTTTTAAATGGATGGCTTATCCAATAGTTTTCAACGGGAATTAAACAGCCTTTTGTACCACTTCAAATACTTTACTACCATCGCATTTAATGGTCTTATGTGGGTATTTGAGGATCAGTGCGTAGTCATGTGTGGCCATAATAATGGTTCGTCCATTTTCATTGATTTCCTGAAGCACCTTCATGACCTCCACACTGGTCTGCGGATCTAGGTTTCCCGTAGGCTCGTCCGCCAAAATTAGTTCGGGATCGTTGAGGAGTGCCCTGGCGATGGCCACGCGCTGTTGTTCCCCACCGGAGAGTTCATGTGGAAATTTGAATCCTTTGGTCTTCATGCCTACCTTGTCCAAAACCTCTTCGATCTTCGCATCCATTTTAGCCGTATCGGTCCAACCGGTGGCCTTGAGCACGAACTTTAGATTGTTATTGACATTTCTATCGGGAAGTAATTTAAAATCTTGGAATACGATGCCCAGTTTTCTTCTTAAAAAAGGGATATCATGCTCTTTAAGTGTTTTGAGGTTAAAATCCACTACCGTGCCTTCCCCCTTTTTTAGGGGCAGGTCACTGTAAAGGGTTTTCATAAGACTGCTTTTGCCACTTCCGGTCTTTCCGATCACATAGACGAATTCCCCTTTTTTTACTTGAAGGGTGACACTGCTCAATACCATGTTCTCTTCTTGAAAAATGGCAACGTCCTGTAGTTTTACTATCGTTTCGGGCATTATTCTCTTTACTGCTGTAAAAATATCAAGATTTGGGTTAATGCACCATAGAAATGGTGTTTCATTGGTTATGCCCATAAAAAAATAGCCCCCTTTTCGAATTTTGGAAAAGGTATTTGGCGCCAAAACCCATCATTGAAATCATTCTACCGGATAGTAGATATCGGTCTGGATTTTATCAGGGGCAACCAAGGTAGGGTCATTGACATAAAGTTCATAAACGGGTCCGGCCATTGTCATTTTATGTGTTTCCATAAATTCTTCTATGGCCAGATGTGCCTCCCTGTCCCCAGTTCCGTAATTTCCGAATTTGGAAACGGTGACCACGGTACCTTTGGCAAAGCTCATGGATTGCATATCTTCCGCTGGTTTAATGGCTTCCTTTAGAAACACCCCTATCATAAAATCGGTCTCCCCAGTGGTTTCGTCCCATTTGGTAAAAATGGCCCCAGGGGTGAACTCCCCGTATTGAAGCCCTTGCTCAACAGCATATTCACCTACTTTGGGCATGGATTCCTGGAATAGTTTTGACATGGCCTCCTGATCCATTTTTGAGCTGTGGGCATATCCAATGAAATTTCGTTTGTCAACGGTCACCTTGGATACTTCACCCAGGGACCAGGCAGACATCATTTTGTTGTACGCCTCGGCCTCAATGACCATTACGCTATCAAGTCGTTCCAAACCTCTTTCGAACATGGGCCCCATCATCTTATCATAGCCACCGCTAATGGCACCGAAAAACTTGAATAGGTAGGGCACGTTATCGGCCTTCATGCCCCAGGTTACCTCAGTACCTTCCACATTGGGGTCGAATTTCCAAAATGCGGAGGCGCTGCCCATTCCTTCAAAAGTCAGTTCGGTGGTAAGGGATTCATGGGGTATGGCACTGGTCATTTTTTGACTTCCCTTGCCATCCTTACCATCCCAACTATAGGAAGCACCTTCACCTTTTGTGGTTTCCCCATAGCTAAAGGTCATGCTAGGGTCTTCCTCAAGCCAGGGCCCCCAAGCCTCCCAATTTTTATAATCGCTTACATTGTTGTACACAAGTTCCACCGGAACGTCGATAATACGACTCCTCTTTACCTCATAAGAATTGGGTTGAACCGCTGCATATATTGCTAAACCAATGATTGCAATCAATAAGAACAATACGATATATTTTACAATTTTCATGTCGCTGGTTTTTAATGATTAAGTGTATCCTAAAGATACGATTTTTAAGGCTTTAGGACTTAATTGTAAGCTTTTTCTTTCAATTATGTATGCGCTGAACTAGTCCATAAAGACGGAATTATAGGAGCGTTGAATGGCCCAAAAGGTTGTATTTCGAGAAGGGTGCCATACTTTGGCGCGAATTTTGACGTTAGGTATGTACAATCAGAGAACCACGTAGAACACTATGAGATGGAATTTTCAAGTCATTCCATTCCTTTTTATGGGAATGGTCCTTTTTGGCACTGCCCAGGAAACACAGATTTTTTCACACGACAACAAACAGTACCAAGACGCTTTGGCGTTGTATAATAACCAACAATACCAAGCTGCGCAGTCCCTTTTTGAACAGGTCAAGGAAAATACGGATGATCAGGAAGTCCAGGCCAATAGTCTCTACTATGCGGCCAATGCCGCCATTCGATTGAACCAAAGGGGGGCTGATAAATTGATGGAGGATTTTGTGGAGCGTTATCCTACCTCCACCAAGCGAAACTCCGCCTTTATGGACGTGGCCGATTATTATTTTGAAACGGGAAAATACCCTTATGCGTTGAAGTGGTACAAAAAAGTGGAGGAAAGCGCAATGTCCAGAAAGGATAAGGCACGTTTCAACTTCAATATGGGGTATTCCTATTACGCTGCCAACCGTCCGGCAGAGGCAGAACGGTACTTTAGTAGGGTTTCAAATTCACCTAAATATGGCTCCCAGGCAAAATACTACCTGGGATATATCGCGTACGAACAGGATGACTATGATTCGGCCAATGAACGTTTTGATAAGATCAGCGATCCTGCGGTGCTGGAAGAAAAGCTTTCGTACTATCAGGCGGACCTAAACTTTAAGTTGGGCAATTTTGAAACCGCCATTGAAATGGCCGAAAAGCAGCTGTCCAAATCCAACCGAAGGGAAATATCGGAACTGAACAAGATTATTGGGGAAAGTTATTTCAATCTGGAAAAGTATGACGAAGCCATTCCCTATTTAAAAAAATACAAGGGAAAACGCGGTAAGTGGAGCAATACCGATTTTTACCTTTTGGGATATAGCTACTACAAACAAGGTGATTTTCAAAACGCGGTAGGTCAATTCAACAAGATTATAGACGGAACAAATTCCGTTGCGCAAAATGCCTATTACCATTTGGCGGAATGTTATTTGAAATTGGACCAAAAAACAGAAGCCTTGAATGCCTTCAGGAATGCTTCGCAAATGTCGTTCAGTCCGGAAATCGAAAAAGATGCTTCCCTAAATTATGCCCGATTGAGCTATGAAATTGGAAACCCATACGAACCGGTTCCCGAGGTAATGACGGACTATTTAAGGAAATTCCCCGGGGACGAGCATGAAGAAGAGATTAAAAATTTGTTGGTGGATTCGTTCATTACCTCCAAAAATTTTGCCGGGGCCATGGAACTATTGGAAAAAAATTCCGGTTATGCCGGAAAGGATACCTACCAAAAGGTAGCATTTTACAGGGGGGTGGAATTGTTTACGGACAATGCGTATTCCGATGCTCTGGAAGCATTTGAAAAATCCTTGAAAAATGCACCAGAACCCATTATCAGGGCCCGTTCACAATATTGGAGGGCAGAATCCGCGTATCGTTTGAACCGTTTTGACGATGCCTTGGATGGATTTAGGGAATTTCAGCAAAACCCCACGGCCAAAAATGTGGACGAATACGGACAATTGGACTATAATTTAGGGTATTGCTATTTTAAACAAAAAGACTATGGCAATGCAGTGGCTGCATTTAAAAAGGCTTCGCGATCCACTGGTCTTGATGAGGTGATGAAGACCGATGCTCTAATGCGTTTAGGGGATGGCCACTTTGTGACCAGTAACTATAAATCCGCTTTAAATGCCTATGATGCCGCCGCTAAGGTCAATGGTCCCGAACGTGATTATGCCGCTTTTCAGAAGGCTATGTGCCATGGTTTTCTTGGGAATACTTCCGCAAAAATAGATGGACTGGACCAGTTTGTGATACGCCATCCAAAATCCTCCCTCCGGGACGATGCGCTTTTTGAACTGGGCAATACCCATATAAAAGCCAATAACGAATCACGGGGTTTGCAAACCTATGACCAGTTGATTGACCAATTTAGCAGGAGCAAGTTTGCTCCCCAAGCCATGCTGAGACAGGGATTGGTGCATTATAATGCGAGTAGGAACGAGCAGGCCTTGGGGAAATTGAAAGGAGTGGTCAATACCTATCCCAAATCACAGGAGGCCAAACAAGCCGTTGCTACGGCAAAGTTGGTCTATGTGGATATGGGAAGGGTCAGTGAATATGCGTCTTGGGCAAGAAATTTGGACATTGTTGAGGTGACGGACTCCGAATTGGATGATGCCAGTTTTGAAGCCGCCGACCGTAAATACATAGAAGGAAAAACAGGGGTTGCCATTCGGGCCTTTGAAGATTACTTAAAGGAATTTCCCAATGGCGTACATACCCTTCAGGCGAATTTTACCTTGGCACAGCTGTATTTTTCGAAAGGGGAAAAGGAAAAAGCGTTACCCAGATATACCGTGGTTGCGGAACGTGGTTCCAGTGAATATAGCGAACAGGCACTCACCAGGGTCTGCGAGATTTATGTGGGCAAAACCGATTATGAAAAGGCCATTCCGTTCTTGGAGCAATTGGAAACGCTTGCGGAAATCCCTCAAAACAGGACCTTTGCCCAGAGCAATTTAATGAAGGGCTATTATGAACGAAAAGACTATCAAAAAACCTTGGCCTATGCCAAAAAGGTACTGAGTGCCAGTACCATTGACAATAGAATACGAAGTGATGCGCAGATCATGATCGCCCGTTCTGCCATAGAAACAGGAAATGAACAATTGGCCGAAACGGCATTTGCGGAAGTGAAGAAAATTGCCACGGGTAGGATTGGTGCGGAAGCGTGGTATTATGATGCCTATTTCAAGAATAAAAATGGCGATTACGAAAGTTCCAATACTTCGGTACAAAAATTGGCGAAGGACTTTGCCGCCTATAAGGAATGGGGCGGTAAGGGATTGGTGATTATGGCCAAAAATTTCTATGCCCTTGAGGATGCATTCCAGGCCACTTATATTTTGGAAAGTGTTACCGAAAACTTTGCCGAATATCCGGATATCGTTGCCGAGGCCAAAGGAGAACTTTCCCTCATAAAATCCCGCGAAGCGGAAATCAATTCATCAATCAATCCAGATAATAATTAATTGGAATACATGCGAACGGTAAAATTATATTTCCTCATCCTTTTTTTGAGCCTTTTTGGGGTTGTTCGGGCCCAACAAACCGATGATATAGGTACGGAAACGGTAACGGTGGTAAAACCGTATTCCCCCTCCGTTTCAGATGCCTTTAAAATCAAGTTGGATCCCGTTATCAATGATTCCATTGAATTGCAGAAAAAACCGATTGAATATGTCATTTTTTCCGTGCCGGTGGCCTCGACATTCACACCGGCCAAGGCAAAGGCCGCCAGGGTGGAGAAAAGGCCACCACCAACCCTGTACAATTCGTATGCCTCGGTAGGATTGGGAAATTTCAATAATGCCATAGTCGATTTTTACACCAGTCGGAAAGTAGGCAGGGATGAGAACTTGTTTGACGTGGGCCTTACCCATTTTTCATCCCGCGGTGATATCGATAGCACACCCTTGGATACCGATTTCTACAACACGAATTTGGACCTTTCCTTTGCCAAAAAGGATAGGGACTACGATTGGAGTATTGGACTGGGATTGGGCCATCAGCTTTACAATTGGTACGGTCTTGAAAGCGGCGCATTTACGGATACGCA
The sequence above is a segment of the Muricauda sp. SCSIO 64092 genome. Coding sequences within it:
- the ppgK gene encoding polyphosphate--glucose phosphotransferase, whose amino-acid sequence is MELLGIDIGGSGMKGALVNAETGEMVTERFRVPTPQSRKPDDMAQVIGQIIDHFNYRGPVGCGFPTVVKNGICKGYGNLDKSWVGVNVDELFTAATGREFTVVNDADAAGYASMNYGVGRGKQGLVIMITVGTGLGSGAFYNGELLANFELGQIPYKNYKKIELWAASSAKEREGLTYEKWAKRFNKFLKYVELIVAPDLIIVGGGISKKWDQYGHLINIETDVVQAELMNHAGIIGAAISCLREQHHGHLS
- a CDS encoding GIY-YIG nuclease family protein, which produces MFKINHQYYVYILTNKKNGTLYIGISNDLERRIWEHRNKLVEGFTKKYSLNRLVYFEQYQYVNDAILREKRLKKWKRQWKINLIEEENPEWNDLAIDWFD
- a CDS encoding tetratricopeptide repeat protein; the encoded protein is MRWNFQVIPFLFMGMVLFGTAQETQIFSHDNKQYQDALALYNNQQYQAAQSLFEQVKENTDDQEVQANSLYYAANAAIRLNQRGADKLMEDFVERYPTSTKRNSAFMDVADYYFETGKYPYALKWYKKVEESAMSRKDKARFNFNMGYSYYAANRPAEAERYFSRVSNSPKYGSQAKYYLGYIAYEQDDYDSANERFDKISDPAVLEEKLSYYQADLNFKLGNFETAIEMAEKQLSKSNRREISELNKIIGESYFNLEKYDEAIPYLKKYKGKRGKWSNTDFYLLGYSYYKQGDFQNAVGQFNKIIDGTNSVAQNAYYHLAECYLKLDQKTEALNAFRNASQMSFSPEIEKDASLNYARLSYEIGNPYEPVPEVMTDYLRKFPGDEHEEEIKNLLVDSFITSKNFAGAMELLEKNSGYAGKDTYQKVAFYRGVELFTDNAYSDALEAFEKSLKNAPEPIIRARSQYWRAESAYRLNRFDDALDGFREFQQNPTAKNVDEYGQLDYNLGYCYFKQKDYGNAVAAFKKASRSTGLDEVMKTDALMRLGDGHFVTSNYKSALNAYDAAAKVNGPERDYAAFQKAMCHGFLGNTSAKIDGLDQFVIRHPKSSLRDDALFELGNTHIKANNESRGLQTYDQLIDQFSRSKFAPQAMLRQGLVHYNASRNEQALGKLKGVVNTYPKSQEAKQAVATAKLVYVDMGRVSEYASWARNLDIVEVTDSELDDASFEAADRKYIEGKTGVAIRAFEDYLKEFPNGVHTLQANFTLAQLYFSKGEKEKALPRYTVVAERGSSEYSEQALTRVCEIYVGKTDYEKAIPFLEQLETLAEIPQNRTFAQSNLMKGYYERKDYQKTLAYAKKVLSASTIDNRIRSDAQIMIARSAIETGNEQLAETAFAEVKKIATGRIGAEAWYYDAYFKNKNGDYESSNTSVQKLAKDFAAYKEWGGKGLVIMAKNFYALEDAFQATYILESVTENFAEYPDIVAEAKGELSLIKSREAEINSSINPDNN
- a CDS encoding cell division ATP-binding protein FtsE translates to MPETIVKLQDVAIFQEENMVLSSVTLQVKKGEFVYVIGKTGSGKSSLMKTLYSDLPLKKGEGTVVDFNLKTLKEHDIPFLRRKLGIVFQDFKLLPDRNVNNNLKFVLKATGWTDTAKMDAKIEEVLDKVGMKTKGFKFPHELSGGEQQRVAIARALLNDPELILADEPTGNLDPQTSVEVMKVLQEINENGRTIIMATHDYALILKYPHKTIKCDGSKVFEVVQKAV
- a CDS encoding SRPBCC family protein is translated as MKIVKYIVLFLLIAIIGLAIYAAVQPNSYEVKRSRIIDVPVELVYNNVSDYKNWEAWGPWLEEDPSMTFSYGETTKGEGASYSWDGKDGKGSQKMTSAIPHESLTTELTFEGMGSASAFWKFDPNVEGTEVTWGMKADNVPYLFKFFGAISGGYDKMMGPMFERGLERLDSVMVIEAEAYNKMMSAWSLGEVSKVTVDKRNFIGYAHSSKMDQEAMSKLFQESMPKVGEYAVEQGLQYGEFTPGAIFTKWDETTGETDFMIGVFLKEAIKPAEDMQSMSFAKGTVVTVSKFGNYGTGDREAHLAIEEFMETHKMTMAGPVYELYVNDPTLVAPDKIQTDIYYPVE